One part of the Georgfuchsia toluolica genome encodes these proteins:
- a CDS encoding DUF1993 domain-containing protein — MTISMYEASVPRLINLLRNLDAILAKAKAHAAAKKIDQNALLSARLFPDMFPLVKQVQIATDHAKGAVARLAGIDVPKYEDAEQSFDELQARISRTIVFVESIGARQIDGSEEREIQFTIGGHDLKFTGMTYLLGFALPNFYFHLVTAYNILRHNGVEIGKRDYIGNP, encoded by the coding sequence ATGACCATATCGATGTACGAAGCCAGTGTTCCACGCTTGATAAATCTGTTGCGCAACCTGGATGCAATACTCGCCAAGGCAAAGGCCCATGCGGCGGCGAAGAAAATTGACCAGAACGCCCTTCTTTCCGCCCGGCTGTTCCCCGACATGTTTCCTTTGGTCAAGCAGGTTCAAATTGCCACTGATCATGCCAAGGGCGCCGTGGCGCGGCTTGCCGGTATCGATGTTCCCAAGTACGAAGATGCCGAACAAAGTTTCGATGAGCTTCAGGCACGTATTTCCAGGACGATCGTTTTCGTGGAATCCATCGGCGCCCGGCAGATCGATGGATCGGAGGAGCGCGAAATCCAATTCACGATTGGCGGTCATGACCTGAAGTTCACGGGCATGACTTATCTGCTCGGTTTCGCCCTGCCCAATTTCTATTTCCATTTGGTGACGGCTTACAACATCCTCCGTCACAACGGCGTGGAAATCGGAAAGCGCGATTACATAGGTAATCCGTAG
- a CDS encoding glutathione binding-like protein — MIELHSTPTPNGQKVMIFLEESGLEWRHIDVNIRLGEQFGPEHLKLNPNNKIPAIVDLEGPGGGPYAMMESGAILIYLAEKTGKFLPKDARKRYDTLQWLMFQMAHIGPMFGQANHFNNYATENIQYAKDRYNSESVRLYRVLDNRLSNSKWIGCDEYTIADMATYPWAKGHKDRGIDKAAFPHFIRWFESMEARPAVQRNNKMAAEILLRMEKDAEGKTPINIFDTKDNAARLTHATRT, encoded by the coding sequence ATGATCGAACTTCACTCTACCCCCACGCCAAACGGCCAAAAGGTCATGATCTTTCTCGAGGAGAGCGGACTCGAATGGAGACATATTGATGTCAATATCCGCTTGGGCGAACAGTTTGGTCCAGAACACCTGAAGCTAAACCCGAACAACAAAATCCCCGCCATCGTGGACCTTGAAGGCCCAGGCGGCGGTCCTTATGCAATGATGGAGTCCGGTGCGATTTTGATCTATCTCGCAGAGAAAACAGGCAAATTCCTGCCCAAGGATGCGCGTAAGCGGTATGACACGCTGCAATGGCTTATGTTTCAGATGGCGCATATCGGCCCGATGTTCGGTCAGGCCAACCACTTTAACAACTACGCAACCGAAAACATTCAATACGCCAAAGATCGCTATAACAGTGAATCGGTACGGCTGTATCGGGTGCTCGATAACCGTCTTAGCAACAGCAAATGGATTGGCTGTGATGAATACACCATTGCCGATATGGCTACGTATCCGTGGGCCAAGGGGCATAAGGACCGAGGCATAGACAAGGCTGCTTTTCCGCACTTCATTCGCTGGTTTGAGTCCATGGAAGCACGACCGGCTGTACAGCGAAACAACAAAATGGCAGCCGAGATACTCCTGCGGATGGAAAAGGATGCGGAAGGCAAAACACCCATCAACATTTTCGATACAAAGGACAACGCAGCGCGACTTACACACGCAACAAGAACCTGA
- a CDS encoding SDR family NAD(P)-dependent oxidoreductase, protein MDLGLKDKVAIVTGSGRGLGAATARRLAQEGAKVVVADILRAEAEATAAKLRAEGLLSHCVIGDITKAADVQRLVDETVATFGGVHILVNNAGFPRDNYLVKMSEEDWDLVIYVMLKGAFLATKAVMPHMIKQGWGRVINISSRAHLGSPTQANYSAAKAGLIGMAKALAKEEGRFGVTVNCIAPGVIETEMVQTLPTYETIKEQAMKMQSIKRVGQPEDIADAVVFLASERAGFISGEVLHVTGGRYG, encoded by the coding sequence ATGGATTTGGGATTAAAGGACAAGGTTGCGATCGTCACGGGTTCGGGCCGCGGCCTGGGGGCAGCCACCGCAAGACGGCTTGCCCAGGAAGGAGCGAAGGTCGTCGTCGCCGACATCCTGCGCGCAGAGGCCGAAGCAACCGCAGCGAAGCTGCGTGCCGAGGGCCTTTTGTCGCACTGCGTGATTGGCGATATCACCAAGGCCGCCGACGTACAGCGGCTGGTCGACGAAACCGTCGCCACCTTCGGCGGCGTGCACATCCTGGTCAACAACGCCGGTTTCCCGCGCGACAATTACCTCGTCAAGATGAGCGAGGAAGACTGGGATCTGGTGATCTATGTGATGCTCAAGGGCGCATTCCTCGCGACCAAAGCCGTGATGCCGCACATGATCAAGCAGGGCTGGGGGCGCGTAATCAACATCAGTTCGCGCGCGCACCTGGGCAGCCCGACGCAGGCCAATTACTCGGCCGCCAAGGCTGGCCTGATTGGCATGGCAAAGGCGCTGGCGAAGGAGGAAGGCCGCTTCGGCGTTACGGTCAACTGCATCGCGCCTGGAGTCATCGAAACGGAGATGGTGCAGACGCTGCCCACCTACGAGACCATCAAGGAACAAGCCATGAAGATGCAGTCAATCAAACGCGTGGGGCAGCCCGAAGACATCGCCGATGCCGTGGTGTTTCTGGCCAGCGAGCGCGCCGGCTTCATTAGCGGCGAGGTGCTGCATGTCACGGGTGGGCGCTATGGTTGA
- a CDS encoding propionate--CoA ligase, with translation MTSYSAFYRQSIEQPDAFWTEEARLVDWYKPFHQVCDYSRPPFAKWFVGGETNLCHNAVDRHAAARPHDAALIYVSTETGHEITYSFAELKAEVMCMAAIMQSLGVGRGDRVLIYMPMIPEAAFAMLACARIGAVHSVVFGGFAPHSLALRIDDAQPMLIVSAEAGIRNGKEIPYKHLLDEAIELSQMPPNRVLMIDRGLHKGWNKVAGRDVDYETLRAEHRYAEVPVTWLESSEPSYILYTSGTTGKPKGVQRDTGGYCVALASSMKRIYCGEAGETMFTTSDIGWVVGHSYIVYGPLIAGMATIMYEGLPINPDPGIWWRLVEKYRVSVMFSSPTAIRVLKKHDPAWLKKSDLSSLKHLFLAGEPLDQPTHEWIMSGLDRPVIDNYWQTETGWPILSSVHGVEKTEIRYGTPAFAVYGYKLKIFREDGTECDANEKGIVGIEPPLPPGCLSTVWGDDERFVRTYFSLFKEPLVYSSFDWGIRDEDGYHYILGRTDDVINVAGHRLGTREIEEAIQSHPAIAEVAVVGVKDEVKGQMPVAFAVVRDAARIATAELCKALEKEVMLAVDATLGAIGRPSRVHFVGGLPKTRSGKMLRRSIQAIAEGRDPGDLSTLDDPNTLANIKALLG, from the coding sequence ATGACGAGCTACTCGGCATTCTATCGGCAATCCATTGAACAGCCCGATGCATTCTGGACAGAGGAAGCCAGGCTGGTTGATTGGTACAAGCCCTTCCATCAGGTCTGCGATTATTCGCGGCCGCCCTTTGCCAAGTGGTTCGTCGGTGGCGAGACCAATCTTTGTCATAACGCCGTAGACCGCCATGCCGCTGCACGGCCGCATGATGCGGCCCTGATTTATGTTTCCACCGAGACCGGCCACGAGATTACCTATTCCTTCGCCGAATTGAAGGCCGAGGTGATGTGCATGGCGGCGATCATGCAGTCGCTCGGCGTCGGCCGCGGCGACCGTGTGCTGATCTACATGCCGATGATTCCCGAAGCGGCCTTTGCCATGCTCGCCTGCGCGCGCATCGGTGCCGTGCACTCCGTGGTCTTCGGCGGCTTTGCTCCGCACTCGCTGGCGCTGCGCATCGACGACGCGCAGCCGATGCTGATCGTGTCGGCGGAAGCCGGCATTCGCAATGGCAAGGAGATCCCCTACAAGCATCTGCTCGACGAGGCGATCGAACTGTCGCAGATGCCGCCCAACCGCGTGCTGATGATTGACCGCGGTCTGCACAAGGGCTGGAACAAGGTGGCGGGGCGCGATGTCGACTACGAAACGCTGCGCGCCGAACATCGCTATGCCGAGGTGCCAGTGACCTGGCTCGAATCCTCGGAGCCTTCCTATATTCTTTATACCTCCGGCACCACGGGCAAGCCCAAGGGCGTGCAGCGCGACACCGGCGGCTACTGCGTGGCCCTGGCCTCGTCGATGAAGCGCATCTATTGCGGTGAGGCGGGTGAGACCATGTTCACTACCTCCGACATCGGCTGGGTGGTGGGCCATTCCTACATCGTCTATGGGCCGCTCATTGCCGGCATGGCGACCATCATGTACGAAGGATTGCCGATCAACCCAGACCCCGGTATCTGGTGGCGGCTGGTGGAGAAATACAGGGTCAGCGTGATGTTCTCCTCGCCGACGGCGATCCGGGTCTTGAAGAAGCACGACCCGGCCTGGCTGAAGAAGAGCGATCTCTCCAGCCTGAAGCATCTTTTCCTCGCCGGAGAGCCGCTCGACCAGCCGACGCACGAATGGATCATGAGCGGACTGGACCGGCCGGTGATCGACAATTACTGGCAGACCGAGACCGGCTGGCCGATCCTGTCATCGGTGCATGGGGTGGAAAAGACGGAGATTCGCTACGGCACGCCGGCGTTTGCGGTCTACGGCTACAAGCTCAAGATCTTCCGCGAAGACGGCACCGAATGCGATGCCAATGAAAAGGGCATAGTCGGCATCGAGCCGCCGCTGCCGCCGGGATGCCTGTCGACCGTGTGGGGCGACGACGAGCGTTTTGTGCGCACCTATTTCAGTCTTTTCAAGGAACCTCTCGTGTATTCCTCCTTCGACTGGGGCATTCGCGATGAGGACGGCTACCATTACATCCTCGGCCGTACCGATGACGTCATCAATGTCGCCGGGCACCGGCTCGGCACGCGCGAGATCGAGGAGGCGATCCAGTCGCACCCGGCCATCGCCGAAGTGGCCGTGGTCGGCGTCAAGGACGAGGTCAAGGGCCAGATGCCAGTCGCTTTCGCCGTGGTCAGGGACGCCGCGCGAATAGCGACAGCGGAACTGTGCAAGGCGCTGGAAAAGGAAGTCATGCTGGCTGTCGACGCCACCCTCGGCGCCATCGGCCGCCCGAGCCGGGTGCATTTCGTCGGCGGCCTGCCCAAGACCCGTTCCGGCAAGATGCTGCGCCGCTCGATACAGGCCATTGCCGAAGGGCGCGATCCCGGCGACCTGAGCACACTCGATGATCCGAATACCCTGGCCAACATCAAGGCGCTGCTCGGATGA
- a CDS encoding HIT family protein: MSYDPQNIFARILRGELPCIKLYEDEQTMSFMDIMPQTEGHALVIPKEGAAMIFELSPASLTATILTTQKIATAVRKALNVPGVLIAQANGAAAMQSVPHVHFHVIPRREGELMRFHATVLEDSAKLEQLAAKIIAALE; this comes from the coding sequence ATGTCCTACGATCCGCAAAATATTTTTGCCCGAATCCTGCGCGGCGAACTGCCCTGCATCAAGCTTTACGAAGATGAACAAACGATGTCCTTCATGGACATCATGCCGCAAACCGAGGGGCACGCGCTGGTGATCCCCAAGGAAGGCGCCGCCATGATTTTCGAGCTGTCGCCCGCCAGCCTGACGGCCACCATTCTGACCACGCAAAAAATCGCCACGGCGGTACGCAAGGCCCTGAATGTGCCGGGCGTGCTGATCGCACAAGCCAATGGCGCCGCCGCCATGCAGAGCGTACCGCATGTGCATTTTCATGTCATACCGCGCCGCGAAGGCGAACTCATGCGCTTCCATGCGACGGTACTGGAAGACAGTGCAAAACTCGAACAGTTGGCCGCGAAAATCATCGCGGCGCTGGAATAA
- a CDS encoding ABC transporter substrate-binding protein gives MRPHRFLFLLLLFTCAGTGAADLSIGLAADVSSLDPHYLNVASNNAVASHFFDTLVEVDADGHLIPGLAESWRTINPTTWEFKLRRGVKFSDGSDLTLDDVLFSLDRPAAIVNSPGPFTSFTKPIKSKRVIDADTLQIVTAQPYGPLPLNLASVFIVSRRAAASATSEDFNSGKAIVGSGPYRFVAFRRGESIEMARNEHYWGTKPAWDKVTFRIQTNDATRLASLLAGQTDAIEAVPVADLQRLKHDARFRIEQRVSWRTLFLQLDQGRGVTPDISDSHGKPLTRNPLQDKRVRLAMAKAINRNALVEHTLEGLGIPAADLVAPGIFGHADALQPTAYDPEGAKRLLAEAGYAGGFDLVLHGPNNRYINDGQVLQTIAQFYSRIGIRSRVVTLPLAVYFGKLRAGAYSVGLLGWGSLASDLALRNIVCTPDTNTGAGTWNWSGYSNRDVDATINQALAETDQGKRAKLDVEAATRAINDVAIIPLHHQIVSWAMKKGLRYTPRVDEFTFAQQFRKE, from the coding sequence ATGCGTCCGCACCGTTTTCTGTTTTTGCTGCTGCTGTTCACCTGCGCCGGCACGGGTGCCGCGGACCTGTCGATCGGACTTGCGGCCGATGTCTCCTCGCTAGATCCGCACTACCTCAACGTCGCCTCGAACAATGCCGTCGCCAGCCACTTCTTCGATACGCTGGTCGAAGTGGATGCCGATGGGCATTTGATTCCGGGTCTCGCCGAATCGTGGCGAACCATCAATCCCACGACCTGGGAATTCAAGTTGCGCCGTGGCGTGAAATTCAGCGACGGCTCCGATCTCACCCTCGACGATGTGCTGTTTTCGCTCGATCGCCCGGCGGCCATCGTCAACAGTCCCGGCCCATTTACCTCCTTCACCAAGCCCATCAAGAGCAAACGCGTCATCGACGCCGATACGCTGCAAATCGTCACGGCGCAGCCCTACGGCCCGCTGCCGTTGAATCTTGCCTCGGTCTTCATCGTCTCCAGACGCGCGGCGGCCAGCGCCACCAGCGAGGACTTCAACAGCGGCAAAGCCATTGTCGGCAGCGGGCCTTACCGCTTCGTCGCCTTCCGTCGCGGCGAGAGTATCGAGATGGCACGCAACGAGCATTACTGGGGGACGAAACCCGCCTGGGACAAGGTGACCTTCCGCATCCAGACCAACGATGCGACGCGGCTTGCGTCCCTGCTGGCCGGGCAGACCGACGCCATCGAAGCCGTTCCCGTCGCCGACTTGCAACGGCTCAAGCACGATGCGCGGTTTCGCATCGAGCAACGCGTCTCGTGGCGCACCCTGTTCCTGCAACTCGACCAGGGCCGCGGCGTGACGCCCGACATCAGCGACAGCCATGGCAAGCCGCTCACGCGCAACCCCTTGCAGGACAAACGCGTGCGGCTGGCCATGGCGAAGGCCATCAACCGCAACGCACTCGTGGAGCATACGCTGGAAGGATTGGGCATCCCCGCCGCCGACCTGGTAGCGCCGGGCATCTTCGGCCATGCCGACGCCCTGCAGCCCACCGCCTATGATCCCGAGGGCGCCAAGCGCCTGCTGGCCGAAGCCGGATATGCCGGCGGCTTCGACCTCGTCCTGCACGGCCCCAACAACCGCTACATCAACGATGGCCAGGTGCTGCAAACCATTGCGCAGTTCTATTCCCGCATCGGCATTCGCAGCAGGGTCGTCACCCTGCCGCTCGCCGTCTATTTCGGCAAGCTGCGCGCGGGCGCCTACAGCGTCGGCCTGCTCGGCTGGGGCTCCCTCGCCAGCGACCTCGCCCTGCGCAACATCGTCTGCACACCGGACACGAATACTGGCGCCGGTACCTGGAACTGGAGCGGCTACAGCAATCGCGACGTCGATGCGACCATCAACCAGGCCCTGGCCGAAACCGATCAGGGCAAGCGTGCAAAACTGGATGTGGAAGCCGCAACCCGCGCCATCAATGACGTAGCCATCATTCCGCTGCACCACCAGATCGTGAGCTGGGCCATGAAGAAAGGCCTGCGCTACACGCCGCGCGTCGACGAATTCACCTTCGCGCAGCAGTTCCGTAAAGAATAA
- a CDS encoding ABC transporter permease gives MAFLLRRCLHAAFVLMAVSLLVFCAIHLIGNPVELLIDPQASADDIARTTHALGLDQPLWRQYLLFVERAASGDLGRSFVQGAPVLDLIAERLPATLELASVALLIAVGLGVPLGLRLAVHPGGIFSRGVALLSMLGFSLPTFWVGLLLILLFAVQLGWLPPGGRVAGQTLLGIPVSFLSIEGWKHLLLPAINLALFNTALMIRVVRAGAADALGRDYVRFARARGLAQSRIVGVHVLKNIAIPLVTLMGLEFGSLIAFAVVTETVFGWPGMGKLLIDSINALDRPVVVAYLLVTTTLFVAINLGVDIIYTLLDPRIKLNEDSGHA, from the coding sequence ATGGCATTCCTTCTGCGCCGCTGCCTCCATGCCGCCTTCGTGCTGATGGCGGTGTCGCTGCTGGTGTTTTGCGCCATCCACCTCATCGGCAACCCGGTGGAACTGCTGATCGATCCGCAGGCCAGCGCCGACGATATCGCCCGCACCACGCATGCGCTCGGGCTCGACCAGCCGCTTTGGCGGCAATACCTGCTGTTCGTCGAACGCGCGGCCAGCGGCGATCTGGGCCGCTCTTTCGTGCAGGGCGCCCCGGTGCTTGACCTGATCGCGGAGCGCCTGCCGGCGACGCTGGAACTGGCCAGCGTGGCGTTGCTGATCGCCGTCGGCCTTGGCGTACCGCTCGGCTTGCGCCTTGCCGTACATCCTGGTGGCATATTCAGCCGTGGCGTTGCGCTGCTTTCCATGCTCGGTTTTTCGCTGCCGACCTTCTGGGTCGGCCTGCTCCTGATCCTGCTGTTCGCGGTGCAACTGGGCTGGCTGCCGCCGGGCGGCCGCGTCGCCGGACAAACACTGCTCGGCATTCCCGTGTCCTTTCTCTCTATCGAAGGCTGGAAGCATCTGTTGCTGCCCGCGATCAATCTGGCGCTGTTCAACACTGCGCTGATGATCCGCGTCGTCCGTGCCGGCGCGGCGGATGCCCTCGGCCGCGACTACGTGCGCTTTGCCCGCGCCCGCGGTTTGGCGCAATCGCGCATCGTCGGCGTACATGTGCTGAAAAACATCGCTATCCCGCTAGTCACGCTGATGGGGCTGGAGTTCGGTTCGCTGATCGCCTTCGCCGTGGTCACCGAAACCGTCTTCGGCTGGCCGGGCATGGGCAAGCTGCTGATCGATTCCATCAACGCGCTCGACCGACCGGTCGTGGTGGCCTACCTGCTGGTGACGACGACGCTGTTCGTCGCCATCAATCTCGGCGTCGATATCATTTACACGCTGCTCGATCCGCGCATCAAGCTGAACGAGGACAGCGGACATGCTTAA
- a CDS encoding ABC transporter permease has product MLKETPSKSVRAEPVEAQAAPEAGFDRPVLSEAKGLNPNGGILNWRFLKFARNPRPFHVLLALLAIVALGAPWLAPTNPYDLAQLDILDARLPPGSRSSASHMLYLLGSDEQGRDLFSAIIYGLRISLGVGIAGSGSAFLIGGLLGLCAAWYGKRIDALLMRLADLQLSFPSILIALMLLALSGPGLGKIVIALAAVQWAYFARTMRAVALVERKKDYIEAATLLGLSTPRILLRHLLPNCLPPLLALLPLQLAAAISLEATLSFLGLGAPVTEPSLGLLIANGFQYLMSGNYWISFFPGIALLLAILAINLTADQLQQE; this is encoded by the coding sequence ATGCTTAAGGAAACGCCGAGCAAGTCCGTTCGCGCTGAGCCGGTCGAAGCGCAAGCCGCACCAGAAGCGGGTTTCGACAGGCCTGTCCTGAGCGAAGCCAAAGGGCTCAACCCGAACGGTGGGATACTTAATTGGCGTTTCCTTAAGTTCGCGCGAAACCCACGGCCATTTCATGTCCTGCTCGCCTTGCTCGCCATCGTCGCACTCGGCGCACCGTGGCTGGCGCCGACAAATCCTTATGACCTCGCGCAACTCGACATCCTCGATGCACGGCTGCCGCCCGGCAGCCGCAGCAGCGCATCGCACATGCTGTACCTGCTCGGCAGCGACGAACAGGGGCGCGACCTGTTCTCGGCAATTATTTACGGCTTGCGCATCAGCCTGGGTGTAGGTATTGCCGGCAGCGGCAGCGCCTTCCTCATCGGCGGCCTGCTTGGCCTGTGTGCCGCCTGGTATGGCAAACGCATTGACGCGCTGCTGATGCGTCTCGCCGATCTGCAACTCTCCTTCCCCTCGATCCTCATCGCGCTGATGCTGCTTGCATTGAGCGGGCCGGGGCTGGGCAAGATCGTGATCGCGCTGGCCGCCGTGCAGTGGGCCTATTTCGCCCGCACCATGCGCGCCGTGGCGCTGGTCGAGCGAAAGAAGGACTACATCGAGGCGGCGACCCTGCTCGGCCTGTCGACGCCGCGCATCCTGCTGCGCCACCTGCTGCCCAACTGCCTGCCGCCGCTGCTCGCCCTCTTGCCCCTGCAACTCGCGGCGGCGATATCGCTCGAAGCCACACTGTCCTTCCTCGGCCTCGGCGCACCGGTCACCGAGCCTTCGCTCGGACTGCTCATCGCCAACGGTTTCCAGTACCTGATGTCGGGCAACTACTGGATCAGCTTCTTCCCCGGTATCGCCTTGCTGCTGGCGATTCTAGCGATCAATCTCACCGCAGACCAATTACAACAGGAATGA
- the chrA gene encoding chromate efflux transporter has product MNKNTQTPKMVSFAEAFRFWLKLGFISFGGPAGQIAIMHQELVERRRWISERRFLHALNYCMVLPGPEATQLAAYIGWLMHRTWGGIVAGGLFVLPSLFILIALSWIYIAFGEVPLIAGMFYGIKPAVTAIVIHATHRIGSRALKNSLLWAIAAAAFVAIFALNAPFPAIVAVAALIGYVGGHITPAKFSASGSHAAAKKSYGLALIGDDTPTPQHALFSYFRLAQIAVVGALLWLIPMALLTAACGWQHTLTQMGWFFTKAALLTFGGAYAVLPYVYQGAAGQYGWLTPTQMIDGLALGETTPGPLIMVVTFVGFVGGYVKAVFGPNSQFLAGAVAASLVTWFTFMPSFLFIFAGGPLIETTHNDLKFTAPLTAITAAVVGVILNLALFFGYHVLWPKGFAGSFDAISALIAIAAAVALFRYQRNVVHVIGACALIGLVIKLAGGAG; this is encoded by the coding sequence ATGAACAAGAACACACAAACTCCCAAGATGGTTTCATTTGCCGAAGCCTTCCGCTTCTGGCTCAAGCTCGGCTTCATCAGCTTCGGCGGCCCGGCGGGACAGATCGCGATCATGCATCAGGAACTGGTCGAGCGCCGGCGCTGGATTTCCGAGCGGCGCTTCCTGCATGCACTGAATTACTGCATGGTGCTGCCCGGCCCCGAGGCGACACAACTCGCGGCCTACATCGGCTGGTTGATGCATCGCACCTGGGGCGGCATCGTCGCCGGCGGCCTGTTCGTGCTGCCTTCACTGTTCATCCTGATCGCGCTGTCATGGATCTACATCGCCTTTGGTGAGGTGCCGCTGATAGCCGGAATGTTCTATGGCATCAAGCCTGCGGTGACGGCCATCGTCATTCACGCGACGCACCGCATCGGTTCGCGCGCCTTGAAGAACAGCCTGCTGTGGGCCATTGCGGCGGCGGCCTTCGTTGCCATCTTCGCGCTCAATGCGCCCTTCCCCGCCATCGTGGCCGTGGCCGCGCTGATCGGTTACGTCGGCGGGCATATCACTCCTGCCAAGTTCTCTGCCAGCGGCAGCCATGCCGCGGCAAAAAAATCCTATGGCCTCGCATTGATCGGCGACGACACGCCGACACCGCAACACGCGCTCTTCTCTTATTTCCGCCTCGCGCAAATCGCCGTCGTCGGTGCGCTGTTATGGTTGATCCCGATGGCATTGCTGACAGCCGCCTGCGGCTGGCAGCACACGCTGACGCAGATGGGCTGGTTCTTCACCAAGGCCGCGCTGCTCACCTTTGGCGGGGCCTATGCCGTGCTGCCCTACGTCTATCAGGGCGCCGCTGGTCAATACGGCTGGCTCACGCCAACGCAGATGATCGACGGCCTCGCGCTGGGTGAAACCACGCCGGGACCGCTGATCATGGTGGTGACCTTTGTCGGCTTCGTCGGCGGTTATGTCAAGGCGGTGTTCGGCCCCAATAGTCAGTTCCTCGCCGGCGCGGTGGCGGCTTCGCTGGTGACGTGGTTCACCTTCATGCCTTCCTTCCTGTTCATTTTCGCCGGCGGCCCGTTGATCGAAACCACGCACAACGATCTCAAGTTCACCGCGCCGCTCACCGCCATCACCGCCGCCGTGGTCGGCGTGATACTCAACCTCGCGCTGTTCTTTGGTTATCACGTGCTGTGGCCCAAGGGCTTCGCCGGAAGCTTCGATGCAATATCGGCGCTCATCGCCATCGCCGCGGCCGTGGCGCTGTTCCGCTATCAGCGCAACGTGGTCCATGTGATCGGCGCCTGCGCACTGATCGGCCTCGTCATCAAGCTTGCCGGAGGTGCAGGATGA
- a CDS encoding rhodanese-like domain-containing protein encodes MYGNLIFRQLFDAESSTYTYLLGDSATRQAVIIDTVFEQHLRDRALIQELGLTLVASLDTHCHADHVTGSWLMQHATGCLIGISKRYGAAVPEANMWLDQGDRVDFGNRHLEVRATPGHTDGCLTFITDDHHLAFTGDCLLIRAAGRCDFQQGNASRLFHSITEQIFSLPDDCLIYPAHDYSGRTVTSVGEEKAYNPRIGGQADEQDFVGFMQNMNLPHPKQIAIAVPANLRCGKPEDDNVPQPADWGPVRKSYAGLLEIDPEWVAQHLDALCVLDVRQPEEIDGQLGKIAGARSIPLGELKGRIDEVPRDQPVITVCHSGMRSGQATVILREAGFTEVANLHGGMLLWQQMALPTELR; translated from the coding sequence ATGTACGGCAACCTGATTTTTCGGCAGCTATTCGATGCGGAGTCGTCCACCTATACCTATCTGCTGGGCGATTCGGCGACCCGCCAAGCAGTCATCATCGACACTGTGTTCGAACAGCATCTGCGCGACCGGGCGCTGATCCAGGAGCTCGGGCTGACGCTGGTCGCTTCTCTCGATACCCATTGCCATGCCGACCACGTGACCGGTAGCTGGCTGATGCAGCATGCCACCGGCTGCCTGATCGGCATCTCAAAGCGCTATGGCGCCGCCGTGCCGGAGGCCAACATGTGGCTCGATCAAGGCGACCGTGTCGATTTCGGTAATCGCCACCTCGAAGTCCGGGCCACGCCGGGACATACCGACGGCTGCCTGACCTTCATCACCGACGACCACCACCTGGCTTTCACCGGCGACTGCCTGCTGATCCGAGCCGCCGGGCGTTGCGATTTTCAGCAGGGAAACGCCAGCCGACTGTTTCACTCGATAACCGAACAGATTTTCAGCCTACCCGACGATTGCCTGATCTACCCTGCCCACGACTACAGCGGCCGCACCGTCACCTCGGTCGGTGAGGAAAAGGCGTACAACCCACGTATCGGCGGCCAAGCCGACGAACAGGATTTCGTCGGGTTCATGCAGAACATGAACCTGCCACACCCCAAGCAAATCGCCATCGCAGTGCCGGCCAATCTGCGCTGTGGCAAACCTGAGGATGACAATGTGCCGCAACCGGCCGACTGGGGGCCGGTCCGCAAGAGTTATGCCGGCCTGCTCGAAATCGATCCCGAGTGGGTGGCGCAGCACCTCGATGCTCTCTGCGTGCTGGATGTACGCCAGCCCGAGGAAATCGACGGGCAACTAGGGAAGATTGCCGGTGCCCGTTCGATACCACTTGGCGAACTCAAGGGGCGGATCGACGAAGTCCCCCGCGACCAGCCCGTGATCACCGTGTGCCACTCAGGCATGCGTTCCGGGCAGGCGACCGTGATCCTGCGCGAGGCGGGCTTCACCGAAGTCGCCAACCTGCACGGCGGCATGCTCTTGTGGCAGCAGATGGCGTTGCCCACAGAGCTTCGATAG